The proteins below come from a single Thalassotalea ponticola genomic window:
- a CDS encoding GAF domain-containing protein produces the protein MRLFDILGVLYEPINALDNHEHLLSYIEPKLNEDGTCPIFKEPGRTYNLEQYLTKTDGISEQQQRKHLLDLLARLSRLVRWIHLKTDVFWFGIYLRHGDKLVKYVYNGEMSKAEFDISEEYLERSINTRVIMEKRPYYIADVDNHTGPYYRCDAKVKSELCCPIFAPNGDVIGIFDCEDQRKNFFDDKIDFISLKVRRAIEIFLEDHPYITHCSDFVIEQDEFSKRLDRTNLGGK, from the coding sequence ATGCGATTGTTTGATATTCTTGGGGTTTTATACGAACCAATTAATGCGTTGGACAATCACGAACACCTACTCAGTTATATTGAACCCAAACTCAATGAAGATGGAACCTGTCCTATTTTTAAAGAGCCCGGTCGTACCTATAACTTAGAGCAATACCTCACTAAAACCGACGGTATCAGCGAGCAACAACAACGCAAACATTTACTCGATTTATTGGCCCGACTCAGTCGATTGGTGCGTTGGATTCACCTTAAGACCGACGTGTTTTGGTTTGGCATTTACCTGCGCCACGGCGATAAGTTAGTGAAGTATGTGTACAACGGTGAAATGAGCAAAGCGGAGTTTGATATTTCTGAAGAGTATCTCGAACGCTCTATTAATACCCGAGTCATTATGGAAAAGCGCCCGTATTACATCGCTGATGTTGATAACCATACCGGTCCCTACTACCGTTGTGATGCAAAAGTGAAATCGGAATTGTGTTGTCCTATTTTTGCGCCGAATGGCGATGTTATTGGTATTTTTGACTGTGAAGATCAACGAAAAAATTTCTTTGATGACAAAATTGATTTCATTTCATTAAAAGTTCGTCGAGCGATAGAAATCTTCTTAGAAGATCACCCTTACATAACCCACTGTTCAGATTTTGTTATTGAACAAGATGAGTTTTCAAAACGACTCGATAGAACCAATTTAGGTGGCAAATAA
- a CDS encoding glycogen synthase, which translates to MRVLMVASENDALKNGKVGGIGDVIRDIPKFLSEQDICVDVITPGYQYHALANPSTLIDAVDVPFRQTNERVDLYYLEQQSSDKIGQYVVENKLFCQGQPGQIYFDDGDDKPFYSDANKFALFCASICELLIGPWQNRYDVVHLHDWHSATVLVLSRFEPRYKAVEQLHSVYSIHNLAIQGIRPLTQTESSLRAWFPTLRYDESILADTRYSDCYNPTRAAINLANVVHVVSPTYRQEVIQASDPDRGFIGGEGLEQDLQVADQQHRLVGILNGCDYTQTIPPIVANKELLTLIKEQISGLHGVDNFVRASHFIAEKRCQQWQQHNASGPLIISVGRITEQKLKLVFETSESGYVLDDIMDNLQRFKGRMIILGSGDAQLEQRITEVMKRHDNLLFINGFCSGLSDQLYVNGDLFLMPSSFEPCGISQMLAMRAATPVIAHKIGGLNDTVIHLHNGFLFSGNSVNEQVNGLLEAVTLALTMYQQDKVQFNKLCQRAKAERFLWRDCIDAYISLLYQPSMAIPP; encoded by the coding sequence GTGAGAGTGTTAATGGTGGCATCGGAAAACGATGCATTGAAAAATGGTAAGGTGGGCGGTATCGGTGACGTGATTCGCGATATTCCTAAGTTCCTAAGTGAACAAGATATCTGTGTTGATGTTATCACACCGGGTTATCAGTACCACGCATTGGCCAATCCTTCGACACTTATTGACGCTGTTGACGTGCCGTTTCGCCAAACTAATGAACGGGTTGATTTATATTATCTCGAGCAGCAAAGCAGTGACAAAATAGGTCAGTATGTTGTTGAAAATAAGCTATTTTGCCAAGGTCAGCCCGGACAAATTTATTTTGACGACGGCGATGATAAACCATTTTATTCCGACGCCAACAAATTCGCTTTATTCTGCGCCAGTATTTGCGAATTATTAATTGGTCCATGGCAAAACCGATATGACGTGGTGCATTTGCACGACTGGCACAGCGCAACAGTTCTTGTGCTCAGCCGATTTGAACCGAGGTACAAGGCGGTTGAGCAATTGCACAGCGTGTATTCTATTCACAATTTAGCCATACAAGGGATACGCCCTTTGACCCAGACAGAGTCGAGTTTGCGCGCTTGGTTCCCCACTCTGCGCTACGACGAGAGTATCTTAGCCGATACGCGCTATAGCGACTGCTACAATCCGACTCGGGCAGCCATAAATTTGGCCAATGTGGTACATGTGGTGTCGCCCACTTATCGCCAAGAAGTCATCCAAGCCAGTGATCCAGACCGAGGTTTTATCGGCGGTGAAGGGTTGGAACAAGACCTGCAGGTCGCCGATCAACAACACCGCTTGGTTGGTATTCTAAACGGCTGTGATTACACACAAACCATACCGCCAATCGTTGCTAATAAAGAACTGCTCACACTTATTAAAGAACAAATCAGCGGGTTACACGGTGTCGATAACTTTGTTCGCGCCTCGCACTTTATTGCCGAAAAACGCTGTCAGCAATGGCAACAACACAACGCAAGTGGGCCGTTAATTATCAGTGTCGGTAGGATCACCGAACAAAAATTAAAATTGGTGTTTGAAACCAGTGAAAGCGGCTATGTACTCGATGACATCATGGATAATTTACAACGTTTTAAGGGGCGTATGATCATTCTAGGATCGGGTGATGCGCAACTTGAGCAAAGAATAACCGAAGTGATGAAACGCCATGACAACCTTCTGTTTATCAATGGCTTTTGTAGCGGCCTTTCTGATCAATTATACGTCAACGGGGATTTGTTTTTGATGCCCAGTTCGTTTGAACCCTGCGGTATTTCACAAATGTTGGCAATGCGCGCAGCAACGCCAGTGATTGCCCACAAAATCGGGGGCTTAAACGATACCGTGATCCACTTGCACAATGGCTTTCTGTTTTCTGGCAACAGTGTGAATGAGCAAGTCAACGGGTTACTCGAAGCTGTCACCTTGGCGTTAACCATGTATCAGCAAGACAAGGTGCAATTTAACAAACTGTGTCAACGAGCAAAAGCCGAGCGTTTTTTGTGGCGCGATTGCATTGATGCTTATATTAGCCTGTTATATCAACCGTCAATGGCGATACCCCCCTAA
- the glgC gene encoding glucose-1-phosphate adenylyltransferase — MPITSHRYISKLTRDTYALILAGGKGSRLYELTDWRAKPATFFGGKFRIIDFPLSNCINSGIRRVGIATQYKSHSLIRHINRAWGHFKKELGESVEILPASQRDGDRWYAGTADAVFQNIDIIRHELPKYVMILSGDHVYRMDYGELIAKHVETGADMTVCCIEVPTEEAAGAFGVMTVDEENRVQRFDEKPEHPSHVPGKPGVTLASMGNYVFNTEFLFEQLKRDNEKESSSKDFGHDIIPEIIKTSKVYAYPFIDSDTGGQPYWRDVGTLDSFWQANMELVEPSPQLNMYDANWPIWTYQEQTAPAKFIFDEENRRGLAINSTVSGGVIVSGATVKSSLLFSQVRVNSYSYVEQAVVLPGAEIGRNCTIKKAIIDRSVVVPEGLTVGVDNEQDKANGFRVTEKGVVLVTRDMIANYLSKQQG, encoded by the coding sequence ATGCCCATTACATCACATCGTTATATCAGTAAGTTAACTCGCGATACCTATGCTCTCATTCTCGCAGGTGGCAAAGGATCAAGACTTTACGAATTAACCGATTGGCGAGCCAAACCAGCGACCTTTTTTGGCGGTAAATTTCGCATTATCGACTTTCCACTGTCTAATTGTATTAACTCAGGAATTCGCCGCGTAGGAATTGCCACGCAGTACAAATCTCATTCGCTTATTCGTCATATAAACCGCGCCTGGGGCCACTTCAAAAAGGAGCTTGGTGAATCAGTTGAAATTTTACCGGCATCACAACGCGATGGTGATCGTTGGTATGCAGGTACCGCCGATGCGGTATTCCAAAATATCGATATTATTCGTCATGAACTGCCAAAATACGTGATGATTTTGTCCGGTGACCACGTATACAGAATGGATTACGGTGAATTAATTGCCAAGCATGTTGAAACCGGTGCGGACATGACTGTGTGCTGTATTGAAGTACCAACCGAAGAAGCCGCGGGTGCCTTTGGCGTGATGACTGTCGATGAAGAAAATCGGGTCCAGCGTTTTGACGAAAAGCCCGAACACCCATCACACGTGCCGGGCAAGCCAGGGGTAACGCTAGCATCAATGGGCAATTACGTGTTTAACACCGAGTTTTTGTTTGAACAGTTAAAGCGCGACAACGAAAAAGAATCATCAAGTAAAGATTTTGGCCATGACATCATTCCAGAAATCATAAAAACCAGCAAAGTATACGCTTATCCATTTATCGATTCAGACACCGGTGGCCAACCGTACTGGAGAGATGTTGGTACCTTGGACTCGTTTTGGCAAGCCAATATGGAATTGGTCGAACCTAGCCCGCAGTTAAACATGTATGATGCCAACTGGCCGATTTGGACATACCAAGAACAAACAGCTCCGGCAAAGTTCATTTTTGACGAAGAAAACCGACGCGGTCTAGCGATTAATTCAACGGTGTCAGGTGGTGTCATAGTCTCAGGCGCCACCGTCAAGTCGTCTCTGTTGTTTTCGCAAGTTCGAGTAAATTCATACAGCTACGTTGAGCAAGCGGTGGTTTTGCCGGGTGCGGAGATAGGCCGAAACTGTACCATTAAAAAAGCCATTATCGATCGCAGCGTGGTTGTTCCTGAAGGACTTACCGTTGGCGTCGATAATGAGCAAGACAAAGCCAATGGTTTTCGCGTGACCGAAAAAGGCGTGGTCTTGGTCACGCGAGATATGATTGCCAACTACCTCAGCAAGCAGCAAGGTTAA
- a CDS encoding isoamylase early set domain-containing protein has protein sequence MLNKKFFKTKNEAEVTFAFARDDINDVLLYADFNNWQPIKMSYVKSSNSFKAKVRLPKDCEFEFRYLLNGSEWENDYCADAYRANEFGSDNSIVSTHTHCA, from the coding sequence ATGTTAAATAAGAAATTTTTTAAAACCAAAAACGAAGCAGAAGTCACCTTTGCCTTCGCCAGAGACGACATCAATGACGTACTTTTATACGCGGACTTTAATAATTGGCAACCGATAAAAATGAGTTATGTTAAGTCGAGCAACAGCTTTAAAGCAAAAGTTCGATTACCCAAAGACTGTGAATTTGAATTTCGCTATCTGCTCAATGGCTCAGAATGGGAAAACGACTACTGTGCTGATGCCTATCGCGCTAATGAATTTGGTAGCGACAATTCGATAGTCTCTACGCATACACACTGCGCTTAG
- a CDS encoding DUF6249 domain-containing protein, giving the protein MASDLVPIALFATVGVVIWLIVFYNHKNKAVFQQTIQKALDKGEGISPSSVEQLLQMQQNPQSDFKRGILLVCASIGIALYSYIGDVDRDIAAIAMFPLAIGIGYLLLAKMANKGQ; this is encoded by the coding sequence ATGGCGAGCGATCTAGTTCCAATTGCATTATTTGCGACCGTAGGTGTTGTGATATGGTTGATTGTGTTTTACAACCACAAAAACAAAGCTGTGTTTCAACAAACTATTCAAAAAGCCTTAGACAAAGGCGAGGGCATATCTCCTTCAAGTGTGGAGCAACTATTACAGATGCAACAGAATCCGCAAAGTGACTTTAAGCGGGGTATCCTGTTGGTGTGTGCGTCGATTGGTATTGCTCTATACTCCTATATAGGCGATGTCGATCGCGACATCGCGGCGATAGCCATGTTTCCGTTGGCAATAGGGATTGGTTATTTGTTACTGGCAAAAATGGCCAATAAAGGCCAATAG
- a CDS encoding RNA polymerase sigma factor, giving the protein MLDSLIAKFQLQQSRRVFDRIVRQCQSEVLGYCRRLTAGDIALANDIAQESFIIAYQQLGQLNNTSAFKSWLYRIAYRQYLKVLSEQRKNTLVHQSVSEQQLHTTVADVDETLAQEQLIYRLMSSLSVNQRAVITMHLTLGYSQSEISQLLDMPLGTVKSHCNRGKELMQQQLKDCYKGVA; this is encoded by the coding sequence ATGTTAGACAGCTTAATCGCTAAGTTTCAACTGCAGCAAAGCCGACGTGTATTTGATCGCATTGTGCGTCAATGTCAGTCAGAGGTACTCGGCTATTGCCGGCGTTTAACCGCTGGTGATATCGCTTTGGCCAATGATATCGCCCAAGAAAGCTTCATTATTGCCTATCAACAACTCGGACAGCTCAATAACACGTCGGCATTTAAATCGTGGTTGTATCGCATTGCTTATCGGCAATACCTCAAGGTGTTATCGGAGCAACGAAAAAATACCTTAGTGCATCAGAGCGTAAGTGAACAGCAATTGCACACCACGGTGGCCGATGTCGATGAAACATTAGCACAGGAGCAATTGATTTACCGATTGATGTCGTCACTTTCAGTCAACCAAAGAGCGGTAATCACCATGCACTTGACGTTAGGTTACAGCCAGTCGGAAATAAGTCAGTTATTAGATATGCCGTTAGGCACGGTAAAATCTCACTGTAATCGCGGTAAAGAACTTATGCAGCAGCAGTTGAAAGACTGTTATAAAGGAGTAGCCTAA
- a CDS encoding DUF2750 domain-containing protein: protein MEQEITDAIVMINQEQRLFALTTAQGDWVVCDSEQDFADVLPIWASSQHAQRFCVDQWQDYQVGEIDVETFLEEWVADLNDDNVGIGVSWELDKGGIEMNVIDFAKLLAKAL from the coding sequence ATGGAACAAGAAATAACCGATGCAATTGTAATGATTAACCAAGAGCAACGCCTATTTGCCTTAACCACCGCCCAAGGCGATTGGGTTGTGTGTGACTCTGAGCAAGACTTTGCCGATGTATTACCTATTTGGGCGAGTAGTCAACACGCTCAGCGCTTTTGCGTCGATCAATGGCAAGATTATCAAGTGGGTGAAATTGACGTTGAAACGTTTTTAGAAGAATGGGTTGCTGATCTCAATGACGACAATGTTGGTATCGGGGTTAGTTGGGAACTTGACAAAGGCGGTATTGAAATGAATGTTATCGACTTCGCCAAATTGTTAGCTAAAGCCCTGTAA
- a CDS encoding tetratricopeptide repeat protein has translation MTQALIALTPENFQQVVLEESQTKLVLVTFFAEQIPESIELKDMLAKKLANVSDIITLATVDCMTQQAIAQQFGIQSLPTAVMVKEGQPVDGIAGGQTDEQVDEFLAKFLPKAEDSLLEQGQKALRDAQLGDALTALSRAREIDNTRADINKALADAYIQSGKLEDAKGLLDSVLMVDQDSYYHSLLAKLELAEKASNSPEIVALEQRLAEQPDSREIKIELAVQYSQVNRQEEALVLLYGLLQQDSGDQEAKKLLLDVIAGLPDGDKLASTYRRKLFAMMY, from the coding sequence ATGACACAAGCTTTGATTGCATTAACCCCCGAAAACTTTCAACAAGTGGTGTTAGAAGAGTCACAAACCAAGCTCGTATTAGTCACATTTTTTGCTGAACAAATTCCCGAAAGTATTGAATTGAAAGACATGTTGGCGAAAAAACTAGCCAATGTCAGCGATATCATTACCTTAGCAACGGTGGATTGCATGACGCAACAAGCAATCGCGCAACAGTTTGGCATTCAGTCACTACCCACTGCCGTTATGGTCAAAGAAGGGCAGCCCGTTGATGGTATTGCTGGAGGCCAAACCGATGAGCAAGTCGATGAGTTTCTCGCCAAGTTTTTACCGAAAGCCGAAGACAGCTTACTCGAACAAGGACAAAAAGCGTTGCGAGATGCGCAGTTAGGAGACGCTCTAACCGCATTGAGTCGCGCCAGAGAAATTGACAATACGCGTGCAGATATCAATAAAGCACTTGCTGACGCCTACATACAATCAGGCAAACTGGAAGACGCCAAAGGCTTGCTCGATAGCGTATTAATGGTTGATCAAGATAGCTATTATCACTCGTTGTTAGCCAAGCTAGAGCTTGCCGAAAAAGCGAGTAACTCACCAGAAATTGTCGCCTTAGAACAGCGACTTGCCGAGCAACCTGACAGTCGTGAAATAAAAATAGAACTGGCAGTACAGTACTCGCAAGTTAATCGACAAGAAGAAGCGCTGGTTTTATTGTACGGTTTATTACAGCAAGACAGTGGTGACCAAGAAGCGAAAAAGCTATTACTTGATGTTATCGCCGGTTTACCTGACGGTGATAAATTGGCATCAACCTATCGTCGTAAACTGTTTGCGATGATGTATTAA
- a CDS encoding HAMP domain-containing sensor histidine kinase: protein MFSNQIRTRILVYFITSATLISLLFSGLSLLFSYHVEDSLFYKLLNNEMSQVQQQLNKGLSPSPSLSFVKYYQSTEQLPISVQTLLNEEPERIEFPGQNQKHYHLKKLPEGFLLAEVSDYLVVRSIKGSMAKTQLVFLLVIGVIVALMSWSLAKRIVKPMDKLVSILSKVQEQELPKGFSKDFANDEIGFFAKKLDQAMVRISQFIERERHFTRDVSHELRTPIAINQGALTLLKATELTKEQSILAKRLTDAQIQMQQCIDGLLALAREESFQYDDIAILPIIEQCILEHHKAIEGKDIELDLDIEPNENVFGSKLAMQIVIGNLISNAFQHTEQGVIRIQYQSGKLTIKDSGEGIAPELLSNVYQSGSKGESSTGFGIGLSLVKRLCEKTNMKVDISSDQQGTEICLLWLKAPAISV from the coding sequence ATGTTTTCTAACCAAATTCGTACACGTATTCTGGTCTATTTTATTACCAGCGCGACCTTAATTAGTTTACTTTTCTCCGGTTTATCATTGCTTTTTAGCTACCATGTTGAAGATTCATTGTTTTATAAATTATTAAATAATGAGATGAGCCAAGTGCAACAGCAGTTGAATAAAGGGTTGTCACCAAGCCCTAGCTTATCTTTTGTAAAATATTATCAATCGACTGAACAGTTACCTATTTCTGTTCAAACATTACTGAATGAAGAGCCGGAACGAATTGAGTTTCCTGGACAAAACCAGAAACACTATCATCTAAAGAAATTACCAGAAGGATTTTTACTAGCAGAAGTCAGTGACTATTTAGTTGTGCGCAGCATCAAAGGAAGTATGGCGAAAACCCAACTGGTGTTTCTATTGGTTATTGGCGTTATTGTCGCGTTAATGTCATGGTCGTTAGCTAAGCGCATTGTTAAACCTATGGACAAATTGGTTAGCATATTATCGAAAGTTCAAGAGCAAGAGTTACCGAAAGGGTTTTCTAAAGATTTTGCCAATGATGAAATCGGTTTTTTTGCTAAAAAATTAGATCAAGCCATGGTGAGAATTAGTCAGTTTATTGAGAGAGAACGGCATTTTACTCGTGACGTCTCTCACGAGCTACGCACCCCTATTGCGATTAACCAAGGTGCGTTAACGTTATTAAAGGCAACTGAGTTAACGAAAGAGCAAAGCATATTAGCTAAGCGATTAACAGATGCCCAAATACAAATGCAGCAATGTATTGATGGCCTATTAGCGCTTGCTAGAGAAGAGAGTTTTCAATATGACGATATCGCGATTTTACCGATCATCGAACAATGTATATTAGAGCATCATAAGGCAATAGAAGGTAAAGATATTGAGCTAGACCTTGATATTGAGCCTAATGAGAACGTTTTCGGCAGTAAATTAGCGATGCAAATTGTTATTGGAAATTTAATTTCTAATGCCTTTCAACATACCGAGCAGGGGGTTATTCGCATTCAATATCAATCAGGTAAACTCACGATTAAAGATTCCGGTGAAGGGATTGCCCCTGAGTTATTATCGAATGTCTATCAATCAGGCAGTAAAGGGGAAAGCAGTACAGGTTTTGGTATTGGCTTGTCATTGGTAAAACGACTTTGTGAGAAAACCAATATGAAGGTTGATATTTCATCTGATCAACAAGGCACTGAAATATGCTTACTTTGGTTAAAAGCACCTGCAATTTCGGTATAG
- a CDS encoding response regulator transcription factor produces MKATELKVLVVEDNVAISQNIATFFEAKHILLDFAYDGEQACQLALSQYYHVVVLDIAMPKMDGLTVCKILREKSDRHIPIIMLTARDTLDDKLTGFAQGADDYLTKPFALEELYVRCLALAQRHTLNQPKVLTLGQGEQLLSLDISRKTVTRNHQHVHLQPIPLMILQILMEAYPRAITRSELCERIWGDEQTSSDALRSHLYQLRKALDKPYAHAIIKTMHGIGFSLSLESQC; encoded by the coding sequence GTGAAGGCGACAGAATTAAAAGTTCTCGTGGTCGAAGATAATGTTGCAATTAGTCAAAATATTGCAACGTTCTTCGAAGCTAAACATATTTTATTAGACTTTGCCTATGACGGTGAACAAGCTTGTCAATTGGCATTAAGTCAATATTATCATGTCGTCGTTTTAGATATTGCAATGCCGAAAATGGATGGTTTAACGGTCTGTAAAATTTTACGGGAAAAATCAGATCGTCATATCCCTATCATCATGTTAACGGCTAGAGATACTTTAGATGATAAGTTAACGGGCTTTGCTCAAGGTGCGGATGATTACTTAACCAAACCTTTTGCACTTGAAGAGCTTTATGTTCGATGTCTTGCGCTTGCTCAACGTCATACGTTAAATCAGCCGAAAGTGCTCACCCTAGGTCAAGGCGAGCAGCTTTTATCCCTCGATATATCGAGAAAAACGGTGACAAGAAATCATCAACATGTGCATTTGCAGCCTATCCCTTTGATGATTTTACAAATCTTGATGGAGGCCTATCCAAGAGCTATCACCCGTAGCGAGCTGTGTGAACGAATTTGGGGAGATGAACAAACGTCATCGGATGCTTTACGTTCGCATTTATATCAGCTCAGAAAAGCGCTTGATAAGCCTTATGCGCACGCGATTATTAAAACCATGCATGGCATAGGTTTTAGTTTATCTTTAGAGTCTCAATGTTAA
- a CDS encoding S9 family peptidase, producing the protein MTTLAGIFIVLGGIWYGIWGLKDYQVTPEIIEKRYSYQNGSIDMDMVKIDDDQFEFTYTSFDGAKVNGRIAYPKALSANKIPVLLGVHAMGRSENRWWMDSFKERPTLEQTHKITEQALANGFAVIAIDSRNHGKRKELDNSVIDIIDNMHIWGEREPYEQMIIDTVKDHRVLLDWLDQQPQFDQTQTRVAGYSMGGHVALLLAGIDERIEHVLSIVPPYLDDKVAIVAPKNIANGLDIDKVWLVTANDDEYASSEQNSDLFSLFLTEDKKHITFDSGHLLPNGYYQQLSGWYQ; encoded by the coding sequence ATGACAACATTAGCAGGCATATTTATTGTATTAGGTGGAATTTGGTATGGCATTTGGGGGCTAAAAGATTATCAAGTAACACCTGAAATTATCGAAAAAAGATATAGTTATCAAAACGGGTCGATTGATATGGATATGGTCAAAATTGATGATGATCAGTTTGAGTTTACCTACACCAGTTTTGATGGCGCTAAAGTTAATGGTCGCATTGCTTATCCAAAAGCCTTAAGCGCCAACAAAATACCGGTTTTGTTGGGCGTACATGCGATGGGGCGAAGTGAGAATCGTTGGTGGATGGATAGCTTCAAAGAGCGTCCGACATTAGAGCAAACGCATAAAATTACCGAGCAGGCACTAGCTAATGGCTTTGCTGTGATTGCTATTGATAGTCGCAACCATGGTAAACGTAAAGAGTTAGACAACAGCGTTATCGATATCATAGATAATATGCATATTTGGGGAGAGCGAGAGCCTTATGAGCAAATGATCATTGATACCGTTAAAGATCATCGCGTGTTATTAGATTGGCTGGATCAACAACCTCAATTCGATCAAACACAAACCCGTGTTGCCGGTTATAGCATGGGAGGTCATGTTGCGCTACTTCTTGCCGGCATTGATGAGAGAATAGAACACGTTTTATCGATTGTGCCACCATACCTTGATGATAAAGTTGCGATTGTCGCACCCAAAAATATCGCAAATGGTTTAGATATTGATAAAGTATGGTTAGTGACAGCCAATGATGATGAATATGCATCAAGTGAACAAAATAGCGATTTATTCTCTTTATTTTTAACTGAAGATAAAAAGCACATTACCTTTGATAGTGGTCATCTTTTACCAAACGGCTACTATCAACAACTTTCAGGGTGGTATCAGTGA
- a CDS encoding type 1 glutamine amidotransferase domain-containing protein, protein MKKLLPVCFSVLTTFASLAAIADDKNVLMVLSSYGEKDEQGELIKPGYEFDEMSKSYLVFKAAGINVTFTSPNGGVLITDNFDKEKPYNKTFLEDKAAVKKLDNSIELSKIKPANYDAVYVVGGKGPMYDLAVNQELKSIIKEIYQQQGVVAAVCHGPAALLDIKLNDGSYLVADKRISAFTNLEEGAFTKKWQLPFSLEDDLIAQGAKVIKDGLMLNQVSVDGRLITGQNPFSTADSAIAVVEKLGLPTQGLPTFKDDNTIKLVERFYLDSVGAKQEFITNKQNYNPMLLAMFGFYQSQHASTEMQRNVALMLMELTQPEINHPMLALAIAQTYLDKSDLSTATQLLQQARKNFPDNEQVSELLNKVINS, encoded by the coding sequence ATGAAAAAATTACTACCTGTATGTTTTAGTGTTTTAACTACCTTTGCTAGCTTAGCTGCTATTGCTGATGATAAAAACGTATTGATGGTGTTAAGTAGCTATGGCGAGAAAGACGAACAAGGTGAATTGATCAAACCGGGCTACGAGTTTGATGAAATGAGTAAATCTTACCTAGTCTTTAAAGCGGCTGGTATCAATGTCACCTTTACGTCCCCTAATGGCGGTGTGTTAATTACCGATAATTTTGATAAAGAAAAGCCCTATAACAAAACCTTTTTAGAAGATAAAGCAGCGGTTAAAAAACTCGATAATTCGATTGAGCTTAGCAAAATTAAGCCGGCTAACTATGACGCCGTTTACGTTGTTGGTGGTAAAGGTCCTATGTACGATTTAGCGGTTAACCAAGAGCTTAAAAGTATCATCAAGGAAATATATCAGCAACAAGGTGTGGTCGCCGCTGTTTGTCATGGCCCTGCTGCATTACTTGACATCAAATTAAACGATGGTAGTTATTTGGTGGCGGATAAACGAATTTCTGCCTTTACCAATTTAGAAGAAGGGGCGTTTACTAAGAAATGGCAGTTACCTTTTTCTTTAGAAGATGATCTTATCGCTCAAGGGGCAAAGGTGATTAAAGATGGTTTAATGCTTAATCAAGTAAGTGTTGATGGTCGCTTGATCACTGGCCAAAACCCATTCTCAACGGCAGATAGTGCTATAGCGGTCGTTGAAAAACTCGGCTTACCAACGCAAGGTTTGCCAACGTTTAAAGATGACAACACCATTAAACTGGTTGAACGTTTTTATTTAGATAGTGTGGGAGCTAAACAGGAGTTTATTACCAACAAACAAAACTATAACCCGATGTTACTTGCCATGTTTGGTTTTTATCAGAGTCAACATGCCAGTACAGAAATGCAGCGCAATGTTGCTTTGATGCTAATGGAATTAACTCAGCCTGAGATTAATCATCCGATGTTAGCCCTTGCAATTGCGCAAACCTACCTTGATAAAAGTGATTTATCCACCGCAACGCAATTATTACAGCAAGCACGCAAAAACTTCCCTGATAACGAACAAGTTTCAGAGCTGCTTAATAAGGTTATTAACTCATGA
- the msrA gene encoding peptide-methionine (S)-S-oxide reductase MsrA, which produces MTEFSKAYLAGGCFWCIEAPLSRLIGVHHVTSGYMGGELDNPSYADICTGTSGHAEVVEVTYDESQLSYADLLKVFFTIHDPTQLNRQGNDVGSQYRSAIFYTSQSQQQTAHQLIDEIDNSQEYSDKVVTEVAPASQFYPAEVHHQQYFDNNPYQPYCQIIIAPKLAKLAHLFSDWIKPD; this is translated from the coding sequence ATGACGGAATTTAGCAAAGCTTACCTTGCCGGTGGCTGTTTCTGGTGTATCGAAGCACCATTATCTCGCCTTATCGGTGTGCACCATGTTACCTCCGGTTACATGGGAGGGGAACTTGACAACCCAAGCTATGCCGATATTTGCACGGGAACCTCTGGTCACGCTGAAGTCGTTGAAGTTACCTATGATGAAAGTCAATTAAGCTACGCTGATTTACTCAAGGTATTTTTTACCATTCACGACCCCACCCAGCTCAATCGCCAAGGTAATGACGTAGGCAGTCAGTATCGCTCAGCCATTTTCTATACATCTCAGTCACAACAGCAGACCGCTCATCAGCTGATTGACGAAATAGACAACAGCCAAGAGTACTCAGATAAGGTTGTTACCGAAGTCGCGCCTGCTAGCCAGTTTTATCCGGCAGAAGTACACCACCAGCAATACTTTGACAACAACCCGTATCAACCTTATTGTCAGATTATCATCGCCCCCAAGCTTGCCAAACTCGCCCATTTGTTTAGCGATTGGATAAAACCAGATTAA